A section of the Kribbella sp. HUAS MG21 genome encodes:
- a CDS encoding sugar ABC transporter permease, with translation MAVTAVPEAPAERRTRRADRPPKGSRQGRNQLWVWLFLTPTVVLYGVYTVYPIIASYWYSFVEWNGFDADKTWVGLANYKAVLADPLFWNSFKITVLFMVAVVPLKVLLTLLLALVLNSPKLPLRTLFRTAFFLPVVTTTAIVGVVMQFVFDPASGPVNVVLRELGLVADGINFLGDPKTALWTVVGVYIWKWFGVTLIYWLAALQTVPDEVYEAAAIDGAGPWKLLHHITLPLLKPFAVIITLLTLESTLKVFDLMLTMTNGGPFYATEVVEIYIYRWAFAATVPQLGFASAAAVVFGLFVGLVGLLQLAGIRAVRKTRSDR, from the coding sequence GTGGCAGTCACCGCCGTGCCCGAGGCGCCGGCCGAGCGCCGGACCCGCCGGGCAGACCGTCCACCGAAAGGCAGCCGGCAGGGCCGCAACCAGCTGTGGGTCTGGTTGTTCCTCACCCCGACCGTCGTCCTGTACGGCGTCTACACCGTCTACCCGATCATCGCGAGTTACTGGTACTCGTTCGTCGAGTGGAACGGGTTCGACGCCGACAAGACCTGGGTCGGGCTGGCGAACTACAAGGCGGTGCTGGCCGACCCGCTGTTCTGGAACTCGTTCAAGATCACCGTGCTGTTCATGGTGGCCGTCGTACCGCTGAAGGTGCTGCTCACGCTGCTGCTCGCGCTGGTGCTGAACTCGCCGAAGCTGCCGCTGCGCACGCTGTTCCGGACCGCGTTCTTCCTGCCGGTGGTGACCACGACGGCGATCGTCGGGGTGGTCATGCAGTTCGTGTTCGACCCCGCTTCGGGTCCGGTGAACGTCGTACTGCGCGAACTGGGGCTGGTTGCCGACGGCATCAACTTCCTCGGTGATCCGAAGACGGCGCTGTGGACCGTGGTCGGGGTGTACATCTGGAAGTGGTTCGGGGTCACGTTGATCTACTGGCTGGCCGCGCTGCAGACGGTTCCGGACGAGGTCTACGAGGCCGCGGCGATCGACGGCGCGGGACCGTGGAAACTCCTGCACCACATCACCCTGCCGCTGCTGAAGCCGTTCGCGGTGATCATCACGCTGCTCACGCTGGAGAGCACGCTGAAGGTGTTCGACCTGATGCTGACCATGACCAACGGCGGGCCGTTCTACGCCACCGAGGTGGTCGAGATCTACATCTACCGCTGGGCGTTCGCGGCCACCGTCCCGCAACTCGGCTTCGCCTCCGCGGCCGCGGTGGTGTTCGGCCTGTTCGTCGGGCTCGTCGGCCTGCTCCAGCTGGCCGGGATCCGGGCCGTTCGCAAGACAAGGAGTGATCGATGA
- a CDS encoding carbohydrate ABC transporter permease gives MSVADEVLSARRGAGNNRWSTARLLRRLPWWIAAAVIGIGGLLWIYPFLWMVGASLKNPLEVFTAGLSLLPEKAEWSNYSRAWSDAGFGKYLINTVIVTVTTVILVVLRCAMAGYVLARQTFFGRKVVMVVLIATLFVPTGYTIIPVVEISEQLGLLNSLTGMVLALSGGAHVASILLYLGYFRQLPRELEESAVIDGAGFFNIFARIMLPLANPVTATVTLLTFLGTWNAFFLPLVFSFSRPDLRTLSVGMLAFVGENSTDWSGMAAAASISLLPVVVLFILLQRYFVEGIAGAVKS, from the coding sequence ATGAGTGTCGCCGACGAGGTGCTGAGCGCGCGGCGCGGTGCGGGCAACAACCGCTGGAGCACCGCCCGCCTGCTGCGCAGGCTGCCGTGGTGGATCGCCGCCGCGGTGATCGGGATCGGCGGACTGCTGTGGATCTATCCCTTCCTGTGGATGGTCGGCGCGTCGCTGAAGAACCCGCTGGAGGTCTTCACCGCCGGACTGTCGTTACTTCCGGAGAAGGCCGAGTGGTCCAACTACAGCCGTGCGTGGAGTGACGCCGGCTTCGGCAAGTACCTGATCAACACGGTGATCGTCACCGTGACCACCGTGATCCTGGTGGTACTGCGCTGTGCGATGGCCGGCTACGTGCTGGCCAGGCAGACCTTCTTCGGCCGCAAGGTCGTGATGGTGGTGCTGATCGCAACCCTGTTCGTGCCGACCGGGTACACGATCATCCCGGTCGTCGAGATCTCCGAGCAGCTCGGCCTACTGAACTCGCTGACCGGCATGGTGCTCGCGCTGTCCGGTGGTGCGCATGTGGCGTCGATCCTGCTCTACCTGGGCTACTTCCGGCAGCTGCCGCGCGAGCTCGAGGAGTCGGCCGTCATCGACGGTGCCGGGTTCTTCAACATCTTCGCCCGGATCATGCTGCCGCTGGCCAACCCGGTCACCGCGACGGTCACGCTGCTCACCTTCCTGGGCACCTGGAACGCGTTCTTCCTCCCGCTGGTGTTCAGCTTCTCCAGGCCGGACCTGCGCACCCTGAGCGTCGGCATGCTGGCGTTCGTCGGCGAGAACTCGACCGACTGGTCCGGCATGGCAGCGGCCGCGAGCATCTCGCTGCTGCCGGTGGTCGTCCTCTTCATACTTCTCCAACGCTACTTCGTCGAAGGAATCGCAGGAGCCGTCAAGTCATGA
- a CDS encoding sulfatase-like hydrolase/transferase, whose product MTIPSEPARPNILLICTDQQRYDAVRAYGNDHVQTPNLDRLARDGVLFENCYVQNPVCAPSRATLMTSRYPHAHGLWANGVQLPDQEQFFTKALADDGYDCGLVGKLHLSACKDGRLEPRHDDGFRVFRWAHDPYPGSSENQYHRWLRAKYPELYDQALEGGGFDNLPTEAHYSRWVGNETVDFLRSARDRTKPFCFIANFFDPHHGFGAPKEYLDRYVADDLPRPVTRDGELAGKPPILTEASKESYAGHARGYTTYTEDELQQTKAAYYAMVSLVDDEVGRILDALEAEGLAGNTIVVFTSDHGEMLGDHQLMLKGPMMYECAVRVPLIVRWPGQLPAGERRSELVQWIDLAPTFLDAAGVPPLPHGQGTSLLPLARGDEDAVPRGWALCEYRNSGHPYDPAVHTTMLRADRWKLVVYHGAPATDRERTGELYDLVADPDELDNLWDAPGHREVRFALQEQLLDVLVATEDRSQLRLDHY is encoded by the coding sequence ATGACCATCCCCAGTGAACCCGCGCGTCCGAACATCCTGCTGATCTGCACCGACCAGCAGCGGTACGACGCGGTGCGGGCCTACGGCAACGACCACGTCCAGACCCCGAACCTCGACCGGCTGGCCCGCGACGGCGTACTGTTCGAGAACTGCTACGTGCAGAACCCGGTCTGCGCACCGTCGCGCGCCACGCTGATGACGTCGCGCTATCCGCACGCGCACGGGTTGTGGGCCAACGGCGTCCAACTCCCGGACCAGGAGCAGTTCTTCACGAAAGCCCTGGCCGACGACGGGTACGACTGCGGCCTGGTCGGCAAGCTGCACCTGTCGGCCTGCAAGGACGGTCGCCTGGAGCCGCGGCACGACGACGGGTTCCGGGTCTTCCGCTGGGCGCATGACCCGTACCCGGGGTCATCGGAGAACCAGTACCACCGGTGGCTCCGGGCGAAGTATCCCGAGTTGTACGACCAGGCGCTCGAAGGCGGCGGGTTCGACAACCTGCCAACGGAAGCGCACTACAGCCGGTGGGTCGGCAACGAGACGGTCGACTTCCTCCGCTCGGCCCGGGACCGGACGAAGCCGTTCTGCTTCATCGCGAACTTCTTCGATCCGCACCACGGCTTCGGCGCTCCGAAGGAGTACCTCGATCGCTACGTGGCCGATGACCTGCCCCGCCCGGTCACCCGGGACGGCGAGCTCGCGGGCAAGCCGCCGATTCTGACGGAAGCTTCGAAGGAGTCGTACGCCGGCCACGCGCGCGGCTACACGACGTACACCGAGGACGAACTCCAGCAGACCAAGGCGGCGTACTACGCGATGGTGAGCCTGGTCGACGACGAGGTCGGGCGGATCCTGGACGCGCTCGAGGCCGAAGGGCTCGCCGGCAACACGATCGTCGTGTTCACCAGCGACCACGGCGAGATGCTCGGCGATCACCAGCTGATGCTCAAGGGCCCGATGATGTACGAGTGCGCCGTCCGGGTGCCGCTCATCGTGCGGTGGCCCGGACAGCTGCCGGCCGGGGAGCGCCGCAGCGAGCTGGTGCAGTGGATCGACCTGGCGCCGACGTTCCTGGACGCTGCCGGGGTGCCGCCGCTGCCGCACGGTCAGGGGACCAGCTTATTGCCGTTGGCCCGAGGTGACGAGGACGCCGTACCGCGGGGCTGGGCGCTGTGCGAGTACCGCAACAGCGGGCATCCGTACGACCCGGCCGTCCACACCACGATGCTGCGCGCCGACCGGTGGAAGCTCGTCGTGTATCACGGCGCGCCGGCGACCGATCGCGAGCGCACCGGCGAGCTGTACGACCTGGTAGCGGATCCCGACGAGCTCGACAACCTCTGGGATGCGCCCGGCCACCGCGAGGTGCGGTTCGCGTTGCAGGAGCAACTGCTCGACGTTCTGGTCGCCACCGAAGACCGCAGCCAGCTCCGGCTGGACCACTACTGA